The genomic region AACATCTTCGCGGTGCGTGTTTCGGCTGCTTCGGAAACCCATTCCGGGTCTATCTGGGAGAAATGCTCCGATCCGAAGACGCGCCCATCCACATCCGCGATGGCCACTTCGACCCCATCGGTGAGGATGTTCGCGCGCGCATAGCTCGCCAGGGAACGGGACCGCAATCCGAGAGAAACCGAACCGTCATAGGTTCCATCAGGTTTGTTCACTCGAGTGAAGATAGCGAAGATCCAGTCTTCGGAGGCTTTCCCGAAAAACGCATCGGTACGGATTGTCGGCACTTCATGCTTAAGCCGCCGGTTCCAGTCCGGATTGGACATGGTGAACCCCGGTTCGCGTGTATTCGCGCAGAGGGCGACGCCATCGGCGTCAAAACGGATCACACTGGACAGGGCGGGGATGCTGGGCTGCAGTTTGTCGAAAACTGCATTGCACTGGCTGTTCCCGATTTCACCTTTGAACAGGCCGAGCAGGAGTTCCGCTTCATCAATGGCCTGATCGACGCCATCCACCGAGGCGCCGGCGATCAGCAGCAGCTCGTCACTCCGTGTTTGCAGGGCCTCGCGTGCATCGAGGTAGGCGCTGGCAGCGCCGAGCAGCAGAACCGGCGTCAAGGCAATTGCGAGCGTCGCCACCAGGCGACGCCGCAAGCTGGATGAGGCCGCCCTGTCAGGCACTCAGGTCAGGTGCCATTGGCGGCTGAAATGGCCGCTGCCTGTTGCATGATGTCGTCGAAAGCCTCCCCGGCACTGATATCATCATCACTGCTGAAACCTGTTTCATTGTTTTCCAGCAGTTCGGCAACCGCTTTGCGGGCACGGGAAACGCGGCTCTTGATCGTGCCGACGGCGCAGCCACAGACTTCGGCAGCTTCTTCGTAAGCCAGCCCCCCTGCACCAACGAGGATCAATGCCTCGCGCTGATCGTCGGGCAGCATTTTCAGCGCGTTGCGCAGGGCAAGCAGGTCAAGCTCGTCCCCCGCATTCGCTGGCGACACGAGTGTCGCTTCAGCCACTTCAGGGTCGAGGGACGATCGCCGCCACGAGCGGCGCTTCTCGGAATAGAAGATGTTCCGCAGGATGGTGAAGGCCCAGGCTTTCATGTTGGTGCCTGCCTGGAAGCTTTGGCGAGCATGCCAGGCTTTCAGCATCGCATCCTGTGCGAGATCGTCGGCAAATGTCGAATCTCCGCACAGGCTTCGTGCGAAGGCACGAAGGTGCGGAATAAGCGCGGCGAGTTCCTGTTTGAAGGCCGCGTCATCAAGTCTCTCGGTGGGGTCGCTCATACACTCACCTACGAAGACTTGTTCTGGGGATCGGAGGAATGGTTGCGGTCCGCTTCTTCAAGCAGCCGCATGAAATCATCCGGGACATTTTCCTGGGTGACGTCGTCATAAAGACGGCGAAGCTGTTCTCCCAGGCGGTCACCGCGACGCTTCCGCTCCGTATCGGCCGCCCCGCGGCCGTCGGTTTTCTTGTCGTCCATATTCATAGTGCCCTAAACAGTTCGGTTCCGAACGCAATTGTGGCGCCGGTCTGTCAGTATAAATCCTGAATTCACCAAAGGTTCCGCGCGGAATGCAAAAAATTTGATTTTCTATGCAACCAATTCGCGGCAAGTGGGTTGTTAACGCAGTGTTGATGGAGTTTTTCCCATGAATCTTGTGAAGAATCTGGCGCCGCACCTGCCTTATCTGCGACGCTACGCCCGGGCACTGACGGGCAATCAGGAGAGTGGTGACGCCTATATTCGCGCGTCGCTGGAGGCGCTGGTCGCCTCACCGGACAAGATCGATATGGAAAGCGACCCCCGGGTCGCATTGTATCGTTTCTTCCACGTTGTCTGGGGCACGACCGGTGCCCAGCTTGAGGATAGGCCGCAGGGCGCCGACGTCGCGACAGAGCGCCTTCAGAAGCTGGCCCCGATCCAGCGGCAGGCATTCCTGCTGACAGCGCTGGAGGGGTTTTCCCGCGCCGAAGCCGCCCACATCCTTGGCGTCAGCGAAGGTGAACAGGCCGAACTGGAGCGCGCTGCCATCGCGGAAATCGAGGCGGAACTGTCCACCAAGGTGCTGGTCATCGAAGATGAGCCGATCATTGCGGCAGACCTTGAAAGCCTGGTTGAGGAACTGGGGCATCAGGTCACCGGCAATGCGACGACCTATACGGAAGCCATGGCGATGGTGAAGTCTGATCCGCCGGGCCTGATCCTTTGCGATATCCAGCTGGCCGACGGATCCTCCGGCATTGATGCGGCGAACGATATCCTGAAGGAGATGGACGTGCCGATCATCTTCATCACAGCCTTCCCGGAGCGCCTGCTGACGGGTGACCGGCCAGAGCCGACATTCCTTATCCCCAAACCGTTCCAGGAGAACACGGTCAAGGCGGCTATTGGCCAGGCCCTGTTCTTCCATCCGGCTCGCGTGACCGCCTGACCGGCGGCAAACAGCGAATATGAAAACGCCCTCCCGGCCGGGAGGGCGTTTTTTGTTGTGTGCGGATCAGATTGCCTGGGCCAGCATTACTGCGCCGATGCCCATGATGGCGACAAGCGTGCCGGCGACGAGGACCCAGACCAGGCCCACGCGTTCGCCCTGCCGGGCTTCGTTCGGAGTGAGCTCTGTTTCTTGGTGCGTTTGCATAATTGTCTCCTTTCCTCGCACCAACGTTTGGGTCAGCTGCTGGTTCCGGGTGGGCTTCTTACATTTCCGTGTCCGGACATATGAAATTTCCGCCACGCGGTGGAACTGCATACCGGTCCACCCGTTGGTTCTGCGTAACACATGGAAAGGATCATCTCATGAGCACACTCGCCAAGGAAAACCGTGAAGCCGCCAATGACGAAGGCCTCAAGGACGACCTGAACCTGCTCAAGGAAGACATGGCGACCCTGCGCAAGGATCTGCAGTCTGCCTTTGGCAGCCTCAAAGGTCTTGCCGCCTCAAAGGCAGGCGACGGTGTCGAAAAGGGCAAGGACCTGGTTCAGGATGCCGGCGACCATCTGAAGTCCGCCCGTGCCGACCTTCAATCGCAGATCCGCGAAAAGCCGATGATGTCTGTCGGTGTCGCCTTTGGCGCGGGCCTGTTGATTGCCATGCTGGGCCGGAAATGACCGTGGACCAAACCAAACTTCGCCTCTTCGCCGCCGCCGTCGGAGTCCTTCTCGGGCTCGGCGGCGTGCTGGCGCTTTTCGTGGGTGCCACGATTGCGCTGTCAGAGGTGATGGGGCTTGCCTCGGCGGCATTCACGGTGGCCGGGATTGGCCTGCTTCTCGCAACGGTTTGCCTCTTTTTCTGCCTGCAGCCCTTCCGGTCCATGGAACAAGAAGTGGGGGAGGTTGAAGACGCGACCGCGGATGCGCTGGCTGACCTGCCGATTGATGCGCTACGCAGCTTTGTTGAGCGGCGGCCACTGACGACAACCGCGCTGGCCATGGCGCTCGGGTATTCCATGGTCCGCCATCCTCACACAGCTCAGCGCCATGCCGAGCGTTTCCTCATGTCGATGCTGTAGCATCCGCGGCACAAAGCAGCCATCATCAGGCGCGGGCGAGACATCCGGCACGACGCACCCTACATAAGAGGCATGCGCGTCCCGCTCATGATCCTGTCAGCCTTGGGTGCCGGACTGGTTGCCGGCCGAAAGCTGCTGGGCAAGGAAATCAGCGGCCGGAAGAACAAGGCGATTGAATCGGCCGTTCAGGAAGCGCGCCACCGCATCCGGGCCGATACGATGCTGTTCGTTTCGCGCAGCTTCCGCCGCTTTGCCATCGCCACGGCGATCAAGCTGGCGATCCTGTCCTGGCTGTGGGGCCTGAACCATTTCGCGGGCATGCCGCGGCCGATCTTCGCGACGATCACGGTGATCACGCTCGCGATTTTCTTGATCCGCGACCTGTGGGTCAATTACCCGACGATCAGACTGGCTCTGACGGAATTGCATCGTCATGGCTGGCACCCGAAGCGCGCCGTGACGGAGATCATTGCCGCCCGCGTATTCGAGGAAGTGCTGATCGAAGCCGGCAATCAGAAACAAACGCGCACCGGCGCCATCATGCTGATGCTTGCAGGCGAAGACCGAAGCCAGATGCATCATGATGTGGCCACTGCGGTCGCCGATGTCGCCCGGGAAACGACATGGGACGATATGCGCCCCTACATCCTCGCCGCGGCCGTCAGGATCGGGACGCTGGCCCTGATTTACAGTGCCAGCGTCTGGGTCCTGGTGCACTACTGATCAGTTGAGATCGAGCGCCTCGGAAATGGCGGTCCAATCCACCATCTTGAAGTTCTGATTGATTTCGGAAACCGGGTTTGCGTCGTCCTGGACAATCAGCAGGCCGGCAGGCAGGCCCGGCAGCGGCGCAGAGGAAATGTCGAGCCCGTCGGTATGGGTGACACCGCCGATTCCGGTGGCTTCGTTGTCCACGATCGTGAACGCGCCGCGCGGGGCAAATGGCGGGACGCGGTCGTAAACGACATACCGGTCAGCGGCCTGTGCGGAAACGACGAGGTAGCCGGAATCGGCATCGTCGCCGATCCAGAGACTCATGCCTTCGACATCCTCGACCAGGCCATTGGCGGCAGCGATCGTGTCGACAATAACCGGCTCGGCAGTCTCGTCTTTCAGGTCCACGGCCCAGACGCCGAAGGCTTCCTCGCCCACGAACAGGCGGTTGTTCGCATCGTCGAACACACAGCCTTCAAGCTGGGAGGGCAGCTTCACGACCCGGTCCAGCGAGGGGCTCAGCGAGTTGACGGTTTCCCAGGTGGCGGACCAGATCTGGATTGTGCCGTCCTTGAAGGTAACTGCGGCTTTGTAGGTTTCGCCCGTCATGCCGGCACAGATACCGTAGGGTTCTTCCTTGCCGGTCGGCGAGTTGCCGATGTGTGAGACCGCCAGCGTTTCCGGATTAATGTCGAACCACGAAATCACATTGTGCGAGTCGTTCGAGGCGACGGCGATATTGCCGCGCAGGTCGACATTGTTGACCTGGCCGACCGGCAGCTCCTGGAGCTCGCCGCCGTCGAGGGCGTAGACATACACGCCTTCGTCCTTGTTCGTGCCGAGGATGAGCGAACTGGCGGGGTCAGATGTGTTCACCCAGATGGCGGGATCGTCCGCGAGGTCGCCCTCGCCCTTCATCGGATCGGTTTCGTTCATGGCCACAACGGTGGCGGTGACTCCGGTGTAGGGCGCCGGACCCGTGGCGCAGGCTGCGAGCGGCACAAGGGCGGCGAGCCAGTAGGTGGATCTCATGGTAATTATCCTGATCTTGTGTGGCAGGGCCGGAATCCGCATGGCGAATCCCGGCCCCCTTAAGTCTGATTATTAGCCGAGGTTGACTAGTATGTCAGCCGTACGCCGAACACGCCGGTCCAGCCGAACTCGTCATACTGCGACAGGCGGCGTTCGCTGCCGTGGTAGTAGTATTCCGGCTCGTCGGTGAGGTTCTTGGCTTCGAGGTAGACCTGAACGTTGTCATTGACCTCATACTTGGCCGAAGCTTCGACAGACAGGTGGCCGTCCGTGTAGCGGTCGATGTTCTCGCCGTACAGCTCGTCCAGATAGTCGCCGCGATAGTTGGCCGACACGCGCAGGTCCCATGGGCCCTTGTCATAGGCAAGCGCCACGTTCCACACCACGTCGTTCTGCTTCAGCAGCGGAACTTCCCGGGTGCCGCGCGGGTCTTCCTCGTTCGGGATCCGCGCTTCGGATTCGACCAGGGTCAGGTTGCCTGAAAGCAGGAAGCCGTCGAGGCTTTCATTGATGAAGCCAAGGCCCTGAACATAGTTGAACTCCACGCCGCGGACATAGGAACGATCGACATTGATAAAGGTCGAGATTTCCTCAAGGTCTGCAACATAGGAAGCCGGCAGGAAGGACAGATCGACGTCAGCCGGAAGCTGGTCGATTTCATAGGTTGCCGGGAAAATGGCATTGTCGATCGACTTGTAGAAGATACCGGCAGACAGAACGGCCAGCTTCGTCGGGTAGTATTCGATCGACAGGTCGTAGTTGTCGGCTTCATACGGCTTCAGGTTCGGGTTACCCATTTCCAGTTCGTCACGGTCATCGTTGAACAGGGCAATCGGGGCCATGTCGCCGAAGGCCGGACGCACGACGGCGCCATAATAGGCTGCGCGGGCAAACAGGTTTTCCGACAGCGCGTACTTCAGGTTCACACTCGGCAGGATGTTCTGATAGTCGTCCGAGTAGTTGCGCGTCAGCGCGTTGCTCGGATCATCTTCCTCAGCGAAAATGTAGCCGGTGGAGTCGACCTTGGTGCCTTCGAAGCGGAGGCCTGCCACGATGGTGACATTGTCGATCTCGAACGTACCCATGCCGTAGAGGGCCAGGATCTGCTCATCGATCGTGTAGTCGCCTGCAATGGTTTCGACATTGGTGTCATCTTCGTTCAGGTCGTCTTCGGTAACGATCGAACGGAGCGCCATGGTGAGACCGGAATCCGGCCACTGGAACATTGGATTGTTCATCCGCCAGCCCGGCACAGCAGCGTTTTCGCGGATGTAGTCGGTCATCAGGACATCGTCGAGTTCGTACACGTCGAGGTTCTGGTCACGGACTTTCTCACGGTCACGCAGTTTCACGCCGCCTTTCCAGACAACCGGAATCCCGCCGATCAGGCTGTCGCGGGAGACGTCCAGCCTGCCAGACCATTCAGTGTCTTCGTTCGTGGTGAATTCACGCTCGAAGGCATCCATTTCGTAGGACGACGGATCGAGCAGGAAGTCGAAACCAGTGCCCGACAGGCGCGGCTGCTCCGGGGTGGAAACGTCGAAAAGGAGGATGCCGTCGCCGTCCATATCGCCGGAACGGAAAGTCACATCATGGTTGTTGGAATCGTCTTCTTCAGCGTAGGCGTAGGAGACTTCATAGTCGATTTGCCACGGGCCCTGATAGGTATGGCCGCCGAGGGCGTAGGTCTGGATGTTGCGCACTTCTTCCCGCACGCGCACTTCGGCATCCGCTTCGGCGAAGTTGAATGCGAAACCGTTGTCGGTGACTGCAACGCCTTCTTCGGCAAGGTCGCGGAACTCGAACTTGTTGCGGACTTCGTCATCGGAGTAGCGGTTGTAAAGCGTGCGCAGGTAGAGGTCGGTGTTCTCTGACGCCTTGAAGTCCAGGTTGGCAACAATGCCGATACGTTCGCGGGTCAGGTCGTACCAGCGCATTTCATAGTCATCGTCAGGGATGATTGCGCCGACGTCGTCGTCGAAGCCCCATCCGCCGGTCTCGTTATTGTGCGACTGGATGCGGCGGTCCTGATAGTTGGCGGAGACAGCAATACCGAGGCGGTCACCGAACGTGTTGGAGTAGGTGAGCGTCGCTTTCGGCGAAACTTCTTCCGTGATCTCGTTATAGGCGCCTTCCAGCTTCGCGCGGACGAACTGGCCGTCACGGTCGAAGGCGGAAATCGTCTTCATGTTGATGATGCCGCCCAGCGTGTCGGCATCGACATCGGGGGTCAGCGATTTCTGGACTTCAATACCATCCAGCAGATCGGATGGCACGCCATCCAGCAGCACGCCGCGGCGATCTTCCGGAGACGGGGTCCGTACGCCGTTGATCGAGGAGGCGATCAGGTCGGTGTTCAGGCCGCGGATTGAGACGTAACGGCCTTCACCCTGGTCGTTCTCGATGGAAAGACCGGGCACGCGGGAGAGGGAGTCGGCAACGGTCGTGTCAGGGAAGTTGCCGAGACCGTCGGAGTCGATCACGGAGACGATTGCGTTGGAGGCGCGCTGCTGGTTGATGGCACCGGCTTGGGCAGCGGTCGACCCGACCACCAGGATGTTGTCCATGTAGCGGGTGTCGCCGCCGATGGCGAAGTTCACATTGGCAGAGCCGGCGAGGGAGACGTCGGACGTCACGACGTCAGCGCCGATGTAGGAGACGG from uncultured Hyphomonas sp. harbors:
- a CDS encoding response regulator, which gives rise to MNLVKNLAPHLPYLRRYARALTGNQESGDAYIRASLEALVASPDKIDMESDPRVALYRFFHVVWGTTGAQLEDRPQGADVATERLQKLAPIQRQAFLLTALEGFSRAEAAHILGVSEGEQAELERAAIAEIEAELSTKVLVIEDEPIIAADLESLVEELGHQVTGNATTYTEAMAMVKSDPPGLILCDIQLADGSSGIDAANDILKEMDVPIIFITAFPERLLTGDRPEPTFLIPKPFQENTVKAAIGQALFFHPARVTA
- a CDS encoding sigma-70 family RNA polymerase sigma factor; translation: MSDPTERLDDAAFKQELAALIPHLRAFARSLCGDSTFADDLAQDAMLKAWHARQSFQAGTNMKAWAFTILRNIFYSEKRRSWRRSSLDPEVAEATLVSPANAGDELDLLALRNALKMLPDDQREALILVGAGGLAYEEAAEVCGCAVGTIKSRVSRARKAVAELLENNETGFSSDDDISAGEAFDDIMQQAAAISAANGT
- a CDS encoding NepR family anti-sigma factor — translated: MDDKKTDGRGAADTERKRRGDRLGEQLRRLYDDVTQENVPDDFMRLLEEADRNHSSDPQNKSS
- a CDS encoding phytase, producing MRSTYWLAALVPLAACATGPAPYTGVTATVVAMNETDPMKGEGDLADDPAIWVNTSDPASSLILGTNKDEGVYVYALDGGELQELPVGQVNNVDLRGNIAVASNDSHNVISWFDINPETLAVSHIGNSPTGKEEPYGICAGMTGETYKAAVTFKDGTIQIWSATWETVNSLSPSLDRVVKLPSQLEGCVFDDANNRLFVGEEAFGVWAVDLKDETAEPVIVDTIAAANGLVEDVEGMSLWIGDDADSGYLVVSAQAADRYVVYDRVPPFAPRGAFTIVDNEATGIGGVTHTDGLDISSAPLPGLPAGLLIVQDDANPVSEINQNFKMVDWTAISEALDLN
- a CDS encoding TonB-dependent receptor; its protein translation is MTKSYRSLLALGVASASLIQAASADVITGQVTDASGEAPLQGAIVTIEELGRTAASDRYGDFRFNNIPAGDYTLSVSYIGADVVTSDVSLAGSANVNFAIGGDTRYMDNILVVGSTAAQAGAINQQRASNAIVSVIDSDGLGNFPDTTVADSLSRVPGLSIENDQGEGRYVSIRGLNTDLIASSINGVRTPSPEDRRGVLLDGVPSDLLDGIEVQKSLTPDVDADTLGGIINMKTISAFDRDGQFVRAKLEGAYNEITEEVSPKATLTYSNTFGDRLGIAVSANYQDRRIQSHNNETGGWGFDDDVGAIIPDDDYEMRWYDLTRERIGIVANLDFKASENTDLYLRTLYNRYSDDEVRNKFEFRDLAEEGVAVTDNGFAFNFAEADAEVRVREEVRNIQTYALGGHTYQGPWQIDYEVSYAYAEEDDSNNHDVTFRSGDMDGDGILLFDVSTPEQPRLSGTGFDFLLDPSSYEMDAFEREFTTNEDTEWSGRLDVSRDSLIGGIPVVWKGGVKLRDREKVRDQNLDVYELDDVLMTDYIRENAAVPGWRMNNPMFQWPDSGLTMALRSIVTEDDLNEDDTNVETIAGDYTIDEQILALYGMGTFEIDNVTIVAGLRFEGTKVDSTGYIFAEEDDPSNALTRNYSDDYQNILPSVNLKYALSENLFARAAYYGAVVRPAFGDMAPIALFNDDRDELEMGNPNLKPYEADNYDLSIEYYPTKLAVLSAGIFYKSIDNAIFPATYEIDQLPADVDLSFLPASYVADLEEISTFINVDRSYVRGVEFNYVQGLGFINESLDGFLLSGNLTLVESEARIPNEEDPRGTREVPLLKQNDVVWNVALAYDKGPWDLRVSANYRGDYLDELYGENIDRYTDGHLSVEASAKYEVNDNVQVYLEAKNLTDEPEYYYHGSERRLSQYDEFGWTGVFGVRLTY